The genomic interval ACATATGATCGAGGCCGGGGCCATAGAACTCGACGAACTTGCCGACGACGCCCTGCTTGCGCAGCATCTGCGTGACGGTGAGCACAAGATCGGTGGCGGTAACGCCCTCCTTCAGCGCGCCCTTGAGCTTGAACCCGACGACGTCGGGCAACAGCATCGACAGCGGCTGGCCAAGCATCGCGGCTTCCGCCTCGATGCCGCCGACACCCCAACCCAGAACGGCGAGGCCGTTGACCATCGTCGTATGCGAATCGGTGCCGAGCAGCGTATCGGGATAGGCGACCTCGAAGATGCGGGTCTTCTTGCTGATCGTCAGTTTCTCTTTCTTTGTCCACACCGTCTGCGCCAGATATTCGAGATTGACCTGATGGCAGATGCCGGTGCCGGGCGGCACCACGGAGAAGTTCGAGAACGCCTTCTGGCCCCATTTCAGGAACTCGTAGCGTTCCTGGTTCTGCCTGTATTCCTCGACCACGTTCTTGGCGAACGCCTTGTTGTCGCCGAAGAAGTTCACAATCACGCTGTGGTCGATGACGAGATCGACCGGCACCAGCGGATTGATCTTCGCAGGCTCGCCGCCGAGATTCTGCATCGCGTTGCGCATCGCCGCCAGATCGACCACCGCGGGCACGCCGGTGAAATCCTGCATCAGGACGCGCGCCGGGCGGAAGGAGATTTCATGCTCGATCTTGCGCTTCTTCAGCCATTTGGAGACCGCGACAATGTCCTCCTTCGTCACCGAGCGGCCATCCTCGTTGCGCAGCAGGTTTTCCAGCAGCACCTTCATGGAGTAGGGCAGCCTGGAGATGCCTTTGAGGCCATTTTTCTCCGCAGCCGGCAGACTGTAATAGGCGTAGGTCTTGCCGCCGACCTTGAGGGTTTTCAAACATTTGAAGCTGTCGAGCGAAGCCATGTGAGGAATCCCGATCCAAGAGTTGGGGGGTAGCCGGTCGGGCGAGCCCTAGAGGTATTAAAACACCGCAGACGAGCCGGGCTCGCGGGGTTTCGTTGCGGGGCAGTTTGTGCTGCATCAAGTTCCGGTTTTATAGAGTCTTTCCAGATCGTCCGCCACGCCAACAATGCTTGCTCCCCGCCTTTCAGCCATGCACAGAAGCCGTGCGACGGCTCCGCAAACAGGATCATCATGAAACTTTCAGGGCACGGCTTGCGGTGCGTACGAGGCGGACGGGAGGTGTTTTCCGGCCTCGATGTGGCGGCGGAGTCCGGCCGGGCGGTGGCGATCACCGGGCCCAACGGCGCCGGGAAAACCTCCCTGCTGCGGCTGCTGGCGGGACTCCTGGCGATGGAGGGCGGGTCGATCGACCTTGAGGGCGGCGATGGCGACCTGACGCTGCCCGAGCAGGCGCATTACCTTGGCCATCGCGACGCCCTGAAACCCGCGCTCAGCGTCAGCGAAAACCTGTCGTTCTGGCGGGAGTTTCTCGGCGGCGCGTCGCGCGCATCGGCCCCCGATGCCGCGCAATCGCTCGCGGCGGTCGGGCTCGATCATGTCGCGCATCTGCCGGCCGCCTATCTCTCGGCGGGACAGCGGCGACGGCTGTCGATCGCGCGGCTGCTGGCGGTGAAGCGCCCGGTCTGGCTGCTGGACGAACCAACCTCGGCGCTCGACGTCGCCGGCCAAGACGCTTTCGCCGCCATCATGACCGGCCACCTTGGGGGCGGCGGCATCATTCTGGCTGCGACACACACGCCGCTGGGCATCGCCGCGCGGGAACTGCGGATCGGGGGGACGACGTGAGCGTGATTATTTTGGAGATGCCACCCGACGCGATTCTCACCCCTCCCCCCGCGCAGCGGCGGGGAGGGCGCGCGCCCTGCTCGGGGAATCCCTCATGACCGCGCTCGCCGCACTGGTTCGCCGGGACGTCAGCGTCGCGATGCGCGTCGGCGGCGGCGCGCTGATCGGCGTGCTGTTTTTCCTCACCGTCGTGGTGCTGATGCCGTTCGCGGTCGGCCCCGACCTCGCGCTCCTCAGAAAACTCGGCCCCGCGATTCTCTGGATCGGCGCGCTGCTTGCAAGCCTGCTGACGCTCGATCGCCTGTTCACCGCCGATCACGACGACGGCTCGCTCGATCTGATCGTCATGAGCCGCACACCGCTCGAACTGGCCTGCGCGGCCAAGGCCCTGGCGCACTGGCTGGCGGCGGGGCTGCCGCTGGTCGCCGCGACGCCGGTGCTGGGGCTGCTGCTCAACCTCGACGCTACCGCGACCGGCGCCGTGGCACTGACGCTGCTGGCGGGAACGCCGGCGCTCACTTTCACCGGCATGATCGGCGCCGCGCTCGCCGTCGTCCTGCGCCGCGGAGGCCTGTTGCTCTCGGTGCTGGTTCTGCCGCTGTCGATTCCGGTGCTGATTTTCGGCGTCGCCGCGTCCAATGCCGCGCTATCCGGACCATCGCCGTTCGGCACGCCGTTCTCGATTCTGTGCGCGCTGTCGCTGGCAAGCCTGGTGATCGGCCCGTTCGCCGCCGCGGCGAGCCTGCGGCATGGGCTGGATTGAGGCGTCCGATGCGGCCGATCAACTTTTGCTTAACAGAGAAGCCGGGCTCGAATCCGCATTGCCTGCGATGGCTTCGGCGACTATCAGTGGTGCCATGACTCTGATCGATCTCGCCAATCCCTCCCGATTTCTCGCGCTCGCCGGCCGGATTCTGCCGTGGCTCGTGGCCGTGACCGTGTTCGTGCTGGCGATCGGTCTGTACCAGTCCGCGACCGCGCCCGACGACTACCAGCAGGGCGCGACCGTAAAAATCATGTTCATCCACGTTCCGAACGCGTGGCTGTCGATGTTCGTGTGGGGCGTGATGAGCATCGCTGCGCTGGGCACGCTGGTGTGGCGGCATCCGCTGGCCGACGTCGCGGCCAAGACCGCCGTCCCGATCGGCGCGGCGTTCACATTCCTCGCACTGTTGACGGGATCGCTGTGGGGCCGCCCGATGTGGGGCACCTACTGGCAGTGGGATGCGCGGCTGACCTCGGTGCTGGTCCTGTTCCTGATGTATCTCGGCCTGATGGCGCTGTGGCGCGCGGTCGAGGATCCGTCGCGCGCCGCCCGCGCCGCCGCGGTGCTGACGCTGGTCGGCTCGATCAATATTCCGATCATCAAGTTCTCGGTAAACTGGTGGAACACGCTGCATCAGCCGGCATCGGTTCTCCGCATGGGCGGCTCAACGCTCGACCGCGCGTTCCTGATTCCGCTGCTGGTGATGGCGATCGGATTCACGCTGCTGTTCCTGACACTGCATATCGCGGCGATGCGGAATGAAATCCTGCGCCGCCGCGTGCGCACCCTGCAGATGCTGCAAGCCAGCAAGTCGGCGGCGTGACGATCATGACGCTCGGTCCCTACGCCTCCTTCATCGTCACGTCCTATGTCGCGGTCGCAGTCGTGGTCGCGGCGCTTGTTATCTGGGTAATCGCTGATTACCGCCGCCAGAAGGCGCGCCTGCGCGACCTCGAGGCCGCCGGCGCCGTCAGGCGGTCGGGACGCAGCGCTGCGGAGGTCAAATGACCGACCCTGCAATTCCCGCCGCGCCGAAACGACGCTGGCTGATGGCGCTGCCGCTGGTGCTCTTTGCCGCGCTGGCGCTGCTGTTCTGGTTCCGGCTCGGCGACACCGACATTTCGCGAATCCCCTCGGCGCTGATCGGCCATGCCGCGCCCAAAACCACGCTGCCGCCACTGTCCGGCCTCGTCGCGGATGGCAAGCCGGTACCGGGCCTCGACCCCGCGGCGTTGAAGGGCAAGGTCAGTCTGGTCAACGTCTGGGCGTCCTGGTGCGTCCCCTGCCACGGCGAGGCGCCGCTTCTGACCGCACTCGCCAAGGACCGGCGGCTGCAATTCATCGGCATCAACTACAAGGACGCGCCGGACAACGCCCGTCGGTTCCTCGGCCGCTACGGCAATCCGTACGATATCGTCGGCGTCGACGACAACGGCCGCGCCTCGATCGAATGGGGCGTCTACGGCGTGCCCGAGACCTTCCTGGTCGGGCGCGACGGCACTATCGTCTACAAGCTGGTCGGAGCGATCACGCCCGACAATATCGACGCGGTGCTGAAGCCGGAAATCGACAAGGCGCTGAAGGCGGGCTCCTGACATCCATCTGCTGTCGTCTCGCGTTGGCAGGGTAGCAATGGCCTTGCTTGAACACGCACGCAAGGGGTTATAGGTCCCGGCTTTCGCCGGGACGACTCGCGGAGAGGTCGACGGCCGACCAAATATATTTTGGCGTTTATCTGCCGTTCATTTGATGGCCTTGCCGCCGCCGCAAATTCGCAGCTAGCCTTTGCGGCGTCAGAGCATTTTCCGGCTAAGTGGAATCCGGTCAGCCGCAAGAAAATGCTCTCAATCGATAATCTACGTGTATTCTGATCGCAAAACCGGTGTCCACTTTTGCGGAATACGCGCCAGCACCAGCCCCTGGAGGGAAATTTTTCATGCGCTATTTCACGCTCGCCTCGATCACCGCCGCCGCGCTTGCGCTCGGCCTGCTCGCCTCCACGCCGTCGATGGCTCAGTCGACCCAGCCCGCCGCCAAATCCGACAGGATGGCGCCGGCGGGAAAAATGGCGCCCGCCGACAAGATGGCGCCCGCCAAGTCCGACGCGGCCAAACTCGACATCAACACCGCGACCAAGGAAGAACTGATGGCGTTCAAAGGCATCGGCGATAAGTATTCCGACAAAATCATTGCCGGCCGTCCCTACGCCAAGAAGGACCAACTTGTCTCGAAGAAAATCCTGCCCGAAGCGACCTACAAGAAGATCGCCGGCCAGATTATCGCCTCGCAGCCGAAGTAGTCATTGCAGTCGTCTTCATAAGGCGGGTCAATATCAAACGCACCGGCCATCGCCGCCGGTGCGTTTTTTCATGCGTTTGAAAGAGCCCGCCCTAACATCACACCAAGGCTCTGATGATGCTGTCCTTACGGCCGGTGGCTTCTTGCGTAGCGATTTTGGCGCAGCGATTTTGCGGGCCGAGATTCGGCATTGCGGTCCACCACCCCAACCTGTCGGCTTAATCCCGAAAGAGCCTTGCGAAAGGTTCCTTACTTAGCTTTTGTCCACAGCGACTTAATTTTGTTCGGAACACGCGTGAAGGGCAATAAAAATCCCAGCCAGAAAAAAGACAAACCGAGCAGCACACCCAAGTTCACGATATCTGATGTATTGGCTAATCCTGTTTGAAGCGTTTGGGTATAAGCAAAAACAAAGTAAACGCAAAACAGCGCGCTCACGCTTAAAGTCAGAAACCTTTTAGGACGCGGTCTTACGAACCGACCAACAAGTTGACCCGCTTGATATCCAACCATCACTCCAACCGCTGCTATGAGCCGAAACATTGCGTGCTCTGGAGGCACAAAAAATGCAAAGCTCAAAACAAGCCCGACGACACCAAATATAATAGTCAGCATTAAATTCATTATTCATTCTTTTGCGGGAGCCAACAACGATACGTCACCGGCAAAGATAGACTCCAATTTTCCACGATCAAGCAAAACCAGATCGACAGATACTTTTTGAACCTTCTTCGCGGTTATTTCAAATTTCATTGACTATCCCGAAACGACGAGAAAATCTGATTTTTTACGGTATTTCGACTGGAACGCTTGGTTTTGAGGGCTTTGGGCGTCAGAAGCCTTATAGTCCTCGCGATCCGCTGGCGAAATTCAGGAGTATTCAGAAGTACATGTCCCAATAAACCCAATGGGTTGCTGCGCTGCATAATGTGTGCAGTCTCGTGCGCCCTCATGGCCGCAAGAACACAAGGCAACACCTGGACCCCATCGGTTTGGGTGAAGCTACTTCCTGACATCGCCCTCGCTGGCATCGCTGCCCTCAAGCGTGGCAGGCTCCAGATGATAGCGTTTTGTCAGCGGCATCTGCATCATCGCAAATATCATGGTGAGCGGAACCGCTCCGAAAACCTTGAAATTGACCCAGAAATCCGTGCTCTGGGTGCGCCAGATGAATTCGTTCAAAATCGCCATGCCGAAAAAGAACAGTGCCCAGCGCAGCGTCAACACCTGCCAGCCCCGCGGCGTCAGGTTGAACACCTGATCGAACATGATCGCGATGAAGGAGCGGCCAAACAGCAATCCGCCGCCGAGCACGCCGGCGAACAGGGCGTAGATGATGGTCGGCTTCACCTTGATGAAGGTCTCGTCGTGTAGCACGAGCGTCAGCGTGCCGAACACGATGACGACGATGCCGGTGACCAGCGCCATCAGCGGGATATGTCGCGTCACCACATAGGACGCGATCATCGCCGCCACGATCGCCACCATGAACGCAGCCGTTGCGACGAACAGGTTAAACTTCGCGTTGGCGGCAAAGAACACCAGCAGCGGACCGAGTTCGGTTGCAAGCTTGAACAGCGGGTGCGGTTGTGACTTGTTCATCTGGGTGATACCGGCTTGCTTCGGGAACTTGCGTCATGCGCGGGCATAGCCGTTCGAAGAACGGTGTCGCTTCCACTCGCCTGTGACCAGCGCATCCATCCCTCTTCAAAAGAAGATGGATTGCCGGGTCAAGCCCGGCAATGACGCTATTATTGCAACCAATTTCTTCACGTCTCGATCCCCGCGATCGCCTTTGCGAAATCGTGCGCGGTGAACGGCGCGAGATCGTCGACCCCCTCGCCGACGCCGATGAAATGCACCGGCAGCTTATGCTTTTCCGCCAGCGCCACCAGAATGCCGCCGCGCGCGGTGCCGTCCAGCTTGGTCATCACGAGGCCGGTGACGCCGGCGATGCGATGAAACGCCTCGACTTGCGACAGCGCGTTCTGTCCGACGGTGGCATCGAGCACCAGCAGCACCACATGCGGGGCCGACGCGTCGACCCTGCGGATGACGCGAACCATCTTTTCGAGTTCGTTCATCAGTTCCGCCTTGTTCTGCAACCGGCCGGCAGTGTCGATCAGTAGCACGTCGCGCCTGTCGTCGCGCGCCTCCGTCAGCGCATTGAACGCAAGGCTCGCAGAATCCGATCCTTGTGCGCCCGCAACGACAGGCGATCCGGTCCGCTCGCCCCAGACCTTCAATTGATCGATCGCTGCGGCGCGAAAGGTGTCGCCGGCCGCCATCATCACCCTGCGCCCTTCGGCGGACAACTTCGCCGCGAGCTTGCCGATAGTGGTGGTCTTGCCGGAGCCGTTGACGCCGACCACCAGGATGACGAAGGGCTTGTGCGTCTGATCGACGACCAGCGGTTTAGCCACCGACGCGAGAACCTTTTCCACTTCGGTCGCGACGACAGCCTTCACCTCATCGGCGGAGATCGCCTTGTCGTAGCGCCCCTCGCCGACGGCCGCCGCGATCCGTTCCGCTACCGCGGTTCCGAGATCGGCGCGCAGCAGCACGTCCTCGATGTCGTCGAGCATTGCGCGGTCGAGCTTGCGCTTGGTGACGAGATCGGCCACCGCCGTGCCGAGCGAAGTCGAGGTTCGCTTGAGGCCGCCGGACAGCCTGCGCCACCAGCTCTGTTTCGGTTTGTCGTCGGTGCTGTCGCTCATTGTGGCGGTGTGTTAGCCGTTTCAACCTCCAAGCGAAAGCCTTGAACTGTTCATGGATACGCCCCAACTCAGCGCCGAACAAATCCAGGCCCGCGTGCTCCACCGCGACGGGCTGATGCTGGTGATCGACAAGCCGGCCGGCATCCCCGTGCATCGCGGCCCCAAGGGCGGCGCCAATCTCGAGGCGTCGTTCGATGCGCTGCGGTTCGGCCTGCCGCGGCCGCCGGTGCTTGCCCATCGGCTTGACCGCGACACCTCGGGCTGTCTGGTGCTCGGACGTCATCGCAAAGCAACGGCGTCGCTCGGCCTGCTGTTCAAGCACGGCAAAATTTCAAAAACCTACTGGGCCATGGTCGAGGGCGGCCCCACTGATGACGAGGGCACCATCGACATACCACTCGGACGGCTGAACCACGAACGCGGCTGGTGGCAGAAGCCGGACCCGAACGGGCTGCCGTCGGTGACGAAATGGAAAGTGCTGGGGCGCGGTGTTTTCACTGCGCCCAGCGATCGCTTCGTCCCCTCCCTTTGTGGGGTCGAAACAAGCGAAGCTCGCCCTGAGGCGTCGGGGGCGGAGGTCAACAATTACGGCATCGCATCAGGTCACCCTCCTCCCCAGCCCTCCCCCTTAACGGAGGAGGGAGCCAGAAAGACGGGGGATATCCCAGAAAGGCTGACCTGGCTGGCGCTGGAACCGGTCACCGGCCGCACCCATCAACTGCGCGTCCATTGTGCGGCGATGGGCTGGCCGATCGCCGGCGACAATATTTACGGAACGCAGGCAAGCTTACGCCGCCTGCGTAATGAACAATATATCCCGTGGTTCGGCGAACCCGGCCTGCAACTGCACGCGCGCGAGATCGCGATTCCCTTATCGAGAAACAAGCCGCCCGTTGTCGTCACCGCACCCGCGCCGGTGCATTTGCACGCGCGACTCAGGGCGTGCGGGTGGAGCGGGGAGTAATTTGCGGAGAAAGAACGGCGACGCCGCCAGCATTAAACCCGGCCACTTTTTGAGCATGTGCGGCTGACCGGTTAGAGCCTTTCCGCTTCTGATAGAATCAGAAGCGGGGCTCTATGATTTTGATTTGACGCGTATTCTTCACGCGAACCGGTGACCACTCCGCTCGAAAACGCTCTGGAATTATCGCGCTGCGAATCACAAGCCCAGGCGCGCGGCGAGGATCGGCTTTTGGCTTCCGGGAACCCTTCGCCAGGCGAAACCTCGACAAAATACCTTGAATCTGCCGCGTTCCTGTTCCATATGGTGTCGCGACCCTGAGAATGATCGGGTCACTGCGAGCCGCGTGTTCTGAGCCCGTTCGACGGTTTCTGGCTTGCCCTTCATCTAACCTCAATCGACGCCCCAAGCACGCGGGTGTCCGCAGACACCCTGTGGCACGCTCCGGCTGATGTGGCCGGGCGCCCAGTCGCATAATGGAAAGAAACCACCTTTTGCCCTCCTTTCAGGATTTCGGCCTTGCCGATCCCATTACACGTGCGCTCGCGGAAGAAAACTATCTGACGCCCACGCCCATCCAGGCTCAAACCATTCCTCTTGCCCTTACCGGGCGCGACATCATCGGAATCGCCCAGACCGGCACCGGAAAGACCGCGGCCTTCGCGCTCCCGATCCTGCATCGCCTGCTGCAGAACCGCATCAAGCCACAGCCGAAGAGCTGCCGGGTGCTGGTGCTCAGCCCCACGCGCGAACTTTCGGGCCAGATCCTCGAGAGCTTCAACGCCTACGGCCGCCACCTGCGCCTGACCTCGGCTCTCGCGATCGGCGGCGTTCCGATGGGGCGTCAGGTCCGCTCGGTCATGCAAGGCGTCGAGGTCATGGTCGCCACACCGGGCCGCCTGCTCGACCTCGTTCAAAGCAACGGGTTGAAGCTCGGTCAGGTCGAATTTCTCGTGCTGGACGAAGCCGATCGTATGCTCGACATGGGCTTCATCCATGACATCCGCAAAGTCGTCGCCAAGCTGCCGGTCAAACGGCAGACGCTGTTTTTCTCGGCCACCATGCCGAAGGACATCGCGGAACTCGCCGAGCAGATGTTGCGCGATCCGGCACGCGTCGCTGTGACGCCGGTCGCCTCGACCGTGGACCGTATCGCCCAGCGCATCATCCAGGTCGATCATGCCAGCAAGCCCGCGTTTCTGGCTCAGCTTCTGAAGCAGGAACCGGTCAACCGCGCGCTGATTTTCACGCGAACCAAGCATGGCGCCGACAAGGTCGTGAAGAGCCTCGCCAAGTCCGGCATCAGGTCCGATGCGATCCACGGCAACAAATCGCAGAACCACCGCGAGCGCGTGCTGGCGGCCTTCCGGACCGGAGAGATCCGGACACTGGTTGCGACCGATATCGCGGCGCGCGGCATCGACGTCGACGGCATCAGCCACGTCGTCAACTTCGACCTTCCGAACGTTCCCGAGACCTACGTCCATCGCATCGGCCGCACCGCGCGCGCAGGCGCCGATGGCGCCGCGATCTCGCTGGTCGCCGGAGCCGAAGAAATGGCCTATCTCCGCGATATCGAAAAGTTGATTCGCGTGGCGCTGCCGAGAGAAGATCGCCGGACACCGGGGCAGCGCGAGGCGGCGCCGGCCCACCAGCAGCATCGCGCCGGACGCCCAGCACCCCATGGTCACGCGACCAGAGCGGGCGACGCCGCTCCCGGCGCGAAAGGTCCGCGACGCCGCAGCCGTTATGGCAAGGGGGCACCGCAAACGAACCGCCCGGAAGGCGGCCGGCACGAGCCCTCCCGTTCATCGCAGGGCGGCAAGGCCGAGGGGATGCAGGGTGTTGCCTTCCTGCACCGCCAAAGCCGGCCAGCGCGCTCGAAGCCCAATCAACGCCCTCAACGCTAGAGCACCTACCGTTCTGATGGAATCAGAACGGGCGCTCCAAGCTATTGAGTGGTCGCATTTCCTCACGGTGAACCGGTTTCCACTTCACCGGGAAATGCTCTAGTGGAGTGGATTTGAGGTTCACTACCCGCCTGCTGCGGGTTCGTGATGCAAATGTTGGGACCGGACCACTGGCGCGTATTTTCGCAAAAGTGGAGACCGGTTTTGCGATCCGAATACGCGCAAGTTATTGATTAAGAGCATTTTCTTCACGCTAACCGGTTTCCACTTAGCCGGAAAATGCTCTAGTGAAGCGCCACACCGATCCGGAGAACCATATGGCGAAAGAAGAACTGATCCAGTTCGAAGGACTGGTCACCGAAATCCTGCCCGACGCCCGCTATCGGGTGCAGCTCGATGCCGGGCACGAAATCGTGGCCTATACTGCCGGCAAGATGAAAAAGAACCGGATCAAAACGCTGGCCGGCGATCGCGTCACCATCGAGATGTCCCCCTACGATCTCGAAAAGGGTCGCCTGATTTTCCGGCACAAGGACGAGCGCCCCAGCGGCGCACCGCGTGGCGGACCGCCGCGCGGCGGCCAGTTCCGCCGCAGGTAGCCAACGTCCGACGGTAGGACGACCGCGCGCCGATGTCGGGGCGAGGGCCGGCGGTCGCGCCGGCGGCTCCGCAGCTCAAAAAATCCTGCACGTCAGGATTGTTTTGGGACCTGCCTTCGAATAATATAGGATTTAGCGATTTTCGGCCGGACGACATTGGCTATCCACCGGTACAGCCGGTTTAGACGCTGACGACCCTTCCAAAAATCCGATCTCACCAACCCGCCGAAAGCGGGCTTCGACATACGTATTTGAAAAGGGACTACCCGTGAGCATGGGAACCGTGAAGTGGTTTAACGCGACCAAGGGCTACGGCTTCATTCAACCGGACGATGGCGGCAACGACGTGTTCGTTCACGTCAGCGCCGTTGAACGCGCCGGACTTGGAACGCTGCGTGAAGGCCAGAAGATCAGCTACGAGATCGTCGCTGATCGCCGCTCTGGCAAATCATCGGCCGACAACCTGCGGGCCGCTGGTTAAATACTATCCAGACGCTTCGTTCCGCGAAGCGCAATTAGAGCGTTTTCGAGCGAAGTGGATACCGGTTCGCGTTAAGAAAACGCGTCACATCAAAATCATAGAGCCCCGCTTCTGATTCCGTCAGAAGCGAAAAGGCTCTAAGATCGAAAACAATCAGGCGACCAAAGGCCGTGCGTTCAGCGCGGCCTTTTGTTTTGGCGCCGTCGATCTTTTTGCGCGCGACAGGCTCTGATCACCGTCAGTTTGTCGGGCAAGGGTTTGACGTCGGCTCGTTATAATGCACGCAGGCCAACTGACGCGGCCGCGTATAGGCGGTGTCGCTCAGCGTCACGCCGGCTTTCGCCATGACGTAGCCGACGATCGGCTGGTAGAGATAGCTGACCTCGCTGTAGATCAGGTACTGATTGGGAAGCGTTTTGTTCGACGAATCCTTGCCGATGAGGCCCGGCGGAATATCGACTGGCGATCCCGTGCCTCGTGGCGACGACCCCTTGCTCCATTGCACCCGCGCGACCGAGGTTGCCGGATCGATGTACAGCTCCGAAATCGTGGCCTGGATGGGCGCCGACGGATAGGGCCACATGATGCCATAGCTGGCGGCGAGGAAATTGGTGATATCCGCGTCGCCGACCCCGGTGGATTGAGACGTCAGGTCGGACAACGTCTTCGCGACCAGCGTGACCTTGCGCTTGACCGCCACGCCCGACGAAACATCGATGGTCCCGAACAGCATCACCAGCATCAGCGGCACGATCATCGCAAATTCGATCGCGGCAACGCCGCGGGAATCACGCCGCAGCGCGACCGCTGAAACCCTGATGCATGACCAGATGCGGGACATCGATGTCACATCCTTCAGTTATAGGGTTCGTTCTTGAAGGCGGCCGTCGCAGCCAGCAATCGCTTGCTGCCGCTCAGGTTGGCGAGGTTGTAGCCAAGTCCCGTGACGAACAGCGGCCATTGATAGAACAGGCGGACAACGACGATAGCTCCCGGACCGCCGGGGTCGTATTTCGTGCTATCGACGAAATTATTGCCCGTGACCGGATCGGACGTGATCGGATCGGAGATCGCCACGCTCCCGAATCCGGCGGGGTAGCTCTGGACGTCGACATAAATGCCGTTCGCGCAGTCGAACAGCACGCTCACATTCGGACAGACGACGTCTTTCTTAAAGCTCGCCTTGTCGTACTTGGCGATCTGCGCCTGACCGGTCTGGATCGTGCGCGCCGAGTCCTGCAACGCGGTCTCCAGGCTCTGGCTCGCAAAGAACACCATGCCGGTCTCGATGATCGCAAACAGCAGCGCGAAGAACAGCGGTGCGACGAGAGCGAATTCCACCGCCGCGGACCCGCGCTGATTGCCGCGAAAACGCCCGGCCACCCTTGCGGCTGCGATCCTGAGGCGGGGGAATGGCGACATCGCAAAATCCTTGCACACGGCGGGATTTATCTACCGTCAAGGACTAACCGAAACTGATTGTTGAAGTGTTTCGCCCGATGGAAGCAGAATGCCCCTCGCCGTATACTAAATGTTAACCATTCGGATGGCTCAACGGCACCGTCGCGGAACGCATGCGCCAGGCGTCCCGGCACCGGTTGCCGGACGGTCAACCAACTTTTTTACTTTGAGGGCGCACCGCTGGCCTGCGAACTCAGATTACTGGCCTGGTCCATCGTCGCCTTGAAGTAAGCGGCGCTGTCCCCGAGGGTGATGCGCTTCTGGCAAACCGGCATACAGCTATACGACTCGCGCTCCACGCCGCGATAGACCGTCACCACCCGATCGCTCGGTCCCTCGACCTGAATGACGCGATCCACCAGAATGCTCCCGGCGCGGTCCATCGCAATCACGTTGGTTGCGCCGTAGCCCTTTCCGGTCACGACCACGAGGCCGCCCGGCTGCAGGGTGACATCGGCGATCAGCGGGTTACCGACCACGATCGTCGCGATATGTCCGGGCAGCTTGACCAGCTTCGCTTGGTCCACATTGACCGAGATCGGATCGCTCGTCACCTCGGCGAGAGCCGCCGCCGGAGAAAGCAAAACCGCCGTTGCAAGCGACAGGCCGACGATCGAAACACGCGAACGGCCACGCAGGGACTTGAACCACATATTGTACTCCGGGACGCATACCAGCCGGCAAAAGCGATACCCAACGGTGCCGGCGCCCGACATGGCAAATCTGCCGTTAATTGATGAACGAACTGCAAACGCAGGCCCCGCAGCCGTCCCTTGAAGGTCGAATGCATTTTTATAAATCTCCCTTAAATCTAAATTCACTCTGAGAAAGAACCAGCCCGTTACGGCCGCGTTTCTGCAATCGAATTAACT from Nitrobacter sp. NHB1 carries:
- a CDS encoding pilus assembly protein N-terminal domain-containing protein, with the protein product MWFKSLRGRSRVSIVGLSLATAVLLSPAAALAEVTSDPISVNVDQAKLVKLPGHIATIVVGNPLIADVTLQPGGLVVVTGKGYGATNVIAMDRAGSILVDRVIQVEGPSDRVVTVYRGVERESYSCMPVCQKRITLGDSAAYFKATMDQASNLSSQASGAPSK
- the infA gene encoding translation initiation factor IF-1, whose amino-acid sequence is MAKEELIQFEGLVTEILPDARYRVQLDAGHEIVAYTAGKMKKNRIKTLAGDRVTIEMSPYDLEKGRLIFRHKDERPSGAPRGGPPRGGQFRRR
- a CDS encoding cold-shock protein, yielding MSMGTVKWFNATKGYGFIQPDDGGNDVFVHVSAVERAGLGTLREGQKISYEIVADRRSGKSSADNLRAAG
- a CDS encoding TadE/TadG family type IV pilus assembly protein, which translates into the protein MSPFPRLRIAAARVAGRFRGNQRGSAAVEFALVAPLFFALLFAIIETGMVFFASQSLETALQDSARTIQTGQAQIAKYDKASFKKDVVCPNVSVLFDCANGIYVDVQSYPAGFGSVAISDPITSDPVTGNNFVDSTKYDPGGPGAIVVVRLFYQWPLFVTGLGYNLANLSGSKRLLAATAAFKNEPYN
- a CDS encoding DEAD/DEAH box helicase, which encodes MERNHLLPSFQDFGLADPITRALAEENYLTPTPIQAQTIPLALTGRDIIGIAQTGTGKTAAFALPILHRLLQNRIKPQPKSCRVLVLSPTRELSGQILESFNAYGRHLRLTSALAIGGVPMGRQVRSVMQGVEVMVATPGRLLDLVQSNGLKLGQVEFLVLDEADRMLDMGFIHDIRKVVAKLPVKRQTLFFSATMPKDIAELAEQMLRDPARVAVTPVASTVDRIAQRIIQVDHASKPAFLAQLLKQEPVNRALIFTRTKHGADKVVKSLAKSGIRSDAIHGNKSQNHRERVLAAFRTGEIRTLVATDIAARGIDVDGISHVVNFDLPNVPETYVHRIGRTARAGADGAAISLVAGAEEMAYLRDIEKLIRVALPREDRRTPGQREAAPAHQQHRAGRPAPHGHATRAGDAAPGAKGPRRRSRYGKGAPQTNRPEGGRHEPSRSSQGGKAEGMQGVAFLHRQSRPARSKPNQRPQR
- a CDS encoding TadE/TadG family type IV pilus assembly protein; translated protein: MSRIWSCIRVSAVALRRDSRGVAAIEFAMIVPLMLVMLFGTIDVSSGVAVKRKVTLVAKTLSDLTSQSTGVGDADITNFLAASYGIMWPYPSAPIQATISELYIDPATSVARVQWSKGSSPRGTGSPVDIPPGLIGKDSSNKTLPNQYLIYSEVSYLYQPIVGYVMAKAGVTLSDTAYTRPRQLACVHYNEPTSNPCPTN
- a CDS encoding RluA family pseudouridine synthase, which gives rise to MDTPQLSAEQIQARVLHRDGLMLVIDKPAGIPVHRGPKGGANLEASFDALRFGLPRPPVLAHRLDRDTSGCLVLGRHRKATASLGLLFKHGKISKTYWAMVEGGPTDDEGTIDIPLGRLNHERGWWQKPDPNGLPSVTKWKVLGRGVFTAPSDRFVPSLCGVETSEARPEASGAEVNNYGIASGHPPPQPSPLTEEGARKTGDIPERLTWLALEPVTGRTHQLRVHCAAMGWPIAGDNIYGTQASLRRLRNEQYIPWFGEPGLQLHAREIAIPLSRNKPPVVVTAPAPVHLHARLRACGWSGE